A window of candidate division WOR-3 bacterium contains these coding sequences:
- a CDS encoding PQQ-binding-like beta-propeller repeat protein, giving the protein MRRLQLLAACGASWLVLGNGCRPTPPATPVFVSTTAKVYRKAGALFSLTTTAPGNRDVAYVVDWGDGLIDTTLNWHSGDTVEVRHQWKNPGDYPVRAMAVLWGETGRASGWTEAVWTTVLDNGIPEVPQFTIPERVIPHGIALFRATTTDPDGDSVAFCFDFGDMVGGWSVLVPSGETVLDSHRYAAAGTVQVRCRAKDKNGSESEWSEPEVLVLSTEGAVLWVWQADGEHGVVSSPVVVLDENRETVYAGGDDGWFYGIDLATGQTRRSARQLIPGGGTFFDGQPSYCAATGHIIVGHQDGELYCFTPSLARVWHWPGYEHGDSMTYISWGTPAVVGNRLYVPRDNDSLYFFTDLGQTVRLERRRYIPRVGGAVVVDGDGGVIVAGRDGNLCRFTALLDSISWQVMTDTGIACGTLAVGTDGTVYCGSSTGRLYAVSPGGNIMWQKALGQHGLHVAVGKTALYAIGDSARLFRIELATGSVVWSTRLGVDGGTTPILAGNGYLYCACRDENWGDALYCVRQEDGEVLWVCHCSDYRPAASFARQGKMPYWKPSPTITSTGNIIVPGSDALYCVVGYPDGLLDTQASWPKWQHDVHNTGRLGNR; this is encoded by the coding sequence ATGAGACGGCTTCAATTGCTTGCTGCTTGCGGGGCAAGTTGGTTAGTGCTCGGTAACGGCTGCCGGCCAACACCGCCGGCAACGCCGGTATTCGTTTCGACGACAGCGAAGGTGTACCGCAAAGCAGGGGCGCTTTTTTCTTTGACGACGACTGCGCCCGGGAACCGGGACGTGGCGTATGTCGTGGACTGGGGTGATGGGCTGATTGACACCACGCTCAACTGGCATTCTGGCGATACCGTCGAGGTGCGGCATCAGTGGAAGAATCCGGGCGATTATCCAGTCAGGGCGATGGCGGTCCTCTGGGGCGAGACTGGCCGGGCATCAGGTTGGACCGAGGCGGTATGGACAACCGTGCTAGACAACGGGATTCCCGAAGTACCACAGTTCACAATACCGGAGCGGGTCATACCGCACGGCATTGCACTGTTTCGGGCGACGACAACTGACCCGGACGGAGACAGTGTCGCTTTTTGCTTTGACTTTGGCGACATGGTTGGCGGTTGGAGTGTGCTTGTTCCCAGTGGCGAAACCGTACTCGACTCACACCGGTACGCCGCAGCCGGAACCGTGCAGGTGCGTTGTAGGGCCAAAGACAAGAATGGCAGTGAATCGGAATGGTCAGAGCCTGAGGTACTGGTACTCAGCACAGAAGGTGCAGTGCTATGGGTGTGGCAGGCTGATGGTGAGCATGGCGTAGTTTCGTCGCCAGTCGTGGTGCTGGATGAAAACCGGGAGACAGTTTACGCCGGTGGAGACGATGGGTGGTTCTATGGCATAGACCTCGCTACCGGCCAGACGCGTCGTTCCGCTCGTCAATTGATACCGGGCGGAGGAACTTTCTTCGACGGACAACCATCGTATTGTGCGGCAACCGGTCATATCATCGTTGGACATCAGGACGGTGAGCTCTATTGTTTCACACCTTCGCTTGCCCGCGTGTGGCACTGGCCCGGATACGAGCATGGGGACTCGATGACCTATATTTCTTGGGGCACTCCAGCCGTTGTTGGCAACAGACTGTACGTACCACGAGATAACGACAGCCTCTACTTCTTTACCGACTTGGGACAGACGGTGAGGCTGGAACGTAGACGTTATATCCCGCGTGTCGGCGGCGCGGTCGTGGTTGACGGTGACGGCGGCGTCATTGTTGCTGGCAGGGATGGCAACCTGTGCAGATTCACAGCTCTGCTTGACAGTATCTCCTGGCAAGTGATGACCGATACCGGTATTGCTTGTGGCACACTGGCAGTCGGAACGGACGGCACGGTGTATTGCGGTTCGAGTACCGGCCGGCTGTACGCTGTCTCACCCGGGGGAAACATCATGTGGCAGAAGGCGCTTGGTCAGCATGGCCTGCATGTAGCTGTCGGCAAGACTGCGTTGTACGCGATTGGTGATTCGGCGAGACTCTTCCGCATCGAGCTGGCAACGGGTAGTGTCGTTTGGTCCACTCGACTTGGGGTTGATGGCGGTACGACGCCGATACTCGCCGGGAACGGCTATCTGTACTGCGCCTGCCGGGATGAGAACTGGGGTGATGCGCTCTACTGTGTTCGGCAGGAAGACGGTGAAGTCCTGTGGGTATGTCATTGTTCAGATTATCGGCCAGCCGCTTCTTTTGCCCGCCAAGGCAAAATGCCGTACTGGAAACCTTCACCGACGATTACCAGTACCGGCAACATCATTGTCCCGGGGAGTGACGCTCTGTACTGCGTTGTCGGGTATCCGGACGGTTTGCTGGACACGCAGGCTTCCTGGCCCAAGTGGCAGCACGATGTGCACAACACAGGCAGGCTGGGCAACCGCTAG
- a CDS encoding tRNA 4-thiouridine(8) synthase ThiI translates to MASCVVLLSGGLDSILAARVLMEQGIHVTGVNFAGAYCPVRLGEKSNAEKAAEQLGIELVRLPIDQEFIEMVKAPRYGRGKNMNPCIDCHILMVRRAWEFGQARSKNAGRATRGAAVGRSSEAGSGDCFVATGEVLGQRPMSQNRQALAIVARRSGAEGYLLRPLSARLLKPTIPEQKGVVDREKLLDIQGRGRQRQMELAAQYGITDYPAPAGGCLLTDAGYAARLREALAHREDSVAMVELLSFGRHFRLPSGGKVIVGRNRLENEELLQRVRGKAVRAVVVDAQHLPGPVALLLPSVRSDESDRLLAARLCARYSDRRKESRVTLLVGGERLEVEPASAKEADALLVRSEVSDRAGTA, encoded by the coding sequence ATGGCGTCGTGTGTTGTACTTCTGTCCGGCGGATTGGATTCGATCCTCGCGGCCAGGGTGCTGATGGAGCAGGGAATCCACGTTACCGGGGTCAACTTCGCCGGCGCGTATTGCCCGGTGCGGTTAGGCGAGAAGAGCAATGCCGAGAAGGCGGCCGAGCAACTGGGCATTGAGCTGGTCCGGCTGCCGATTGATCAGGAGTTTATCGAGATGGTGAAGGCCCCGCGCTACGGCCGGGGAAAGAATATGAACCCCTGCATTGATTGCCATATCCTGATGGTAAGGCGGGCGTGGGAGTTTGGGCAGGCGCGAAGCAAGAACGCAGGACGCGCAACAAGAGGTGCAGCAGTAGGCCGAAGTTCGGAAGCCGGGAGTGGAGATTGCTTCGTTGCTACCGGTGAGGTGCTGGGACAGCGACCGATGTCGCAGAACAGACAAGCGTTGGCCATCGTGGCGCGGCGTTCCGGAGCCGAGGGGTATCTATTGAGGCCGCTCTCGGCAAGGCTGCTCAAGCCTACGATTCCAGAGCAGAAAGGCGTCGTTGACCGGGAGAAACTTCTGGACATCCAGGGCAGAGGTAGGCAGCGGCAGATGGAGCTTGCGGCGCAGTACGGTATCACCGATTATCCGGCGCCAGCCGGCGGATGTCTTCTGACCGACGCGGGCTATGCGGCCCGACTGCGCGAGGCGCTGGCGCACCGAGAGGATTCGGTGGCGATGGTTGAACTTCTGAGTTTCGGACGACACTTCCGGCTGCCGTCAGGGGGCAAGGTGATAGTGGGCCGGAATAGACTGGAGAATGAGGAATTGCTGCAACGCGTGCGAGGTAAGGCGGTTCGGGCAGTGGTCGTTGACGCACAGCATCTGCCCGGACCGGTTGCGCTCCTGCTTCCGTCAGTCCGGTCGGACGAATCGGACCGGCTGCTGGCGGCGCGGTTGTGTGCCCGGTACAGCGACCGGCGGAAAGAGTCCCGCGTGACGCTGCTGGTCGGCGGCGAGCGATTGGAGGTGGAGCCGGCAAGCGCAAAGGAAGCAGATGCGCTGTTGGTCCGGTCTGAAGTGTCAGACCGGGCCGGTACTGCTTGA